Within the Populus trichocarpa isolate Nisqually-1 chromosome 14, P.trichocarpa_v4.1, whole genome shotgun sequence genome, the region ttgtccCTCATtggtttatatattttcagtttaGTCCCCTCACTCTTTTGTCTTTCTCATATTAAATCCCAATTTCTCCTTATTCACTTATGTGTGTTTCATACTTCAAGTTAGAGCTATTGTCTTTTACCAATAGGTTCTTCTCTATTTACTAAATCTCATGCATTCATGTTTTAGGAGTTCACGAAAAAATACCCATAAATGcatgcctattttttttttgtctttttctaggggtgaagatatttttttactatattctaagaaacaaaaagacaaacaaaactATTGGTaaacaattctaatttttttttatattgggataaataattcattttactATGTAAGATAAATATAccctttattaattttctaataattaatgagccattaaaattagataaaactTGTAACAccctcaatttaatttatattaataataacaataaacttACACAAATTTAAGTGGGTCATACTGTAACACAAGGCCCAAGAGCTTTGGGCACCTCTTAAATAAGGGACCTAAATgtcttgggtctggctgcaatcCGAACCTATTATATTTGGGTGAGGACGTAAGACCTAAGAGCATTGGATGCTGAGACGGACCCATTAGCTTCGGGTTGGACTCTTGACCCAAAAGACTTGGACTAGTTAGGGCTGCAAATCTCAAGGGACTTGGTCTTCCCCCAGTCTCTTTCAAGCAATTTGAGTCTGGCATGCCCTTCCAGATctaagttaataataataaaaataattaattttatgcttCAAAtcacatatatgttttttttatagtaaaaaaatttatttcaaatttaataatatttatgatattaataataatattaaacttatcttacctaagtttttatagtttttaatcccctCAAGtaaaacttattgtttttcttctataataataataataatatttttcttcaaacttattaatttaataaaaactaataataataattttacccttcaaataaaatctatggctatttttcaaaattaatgatatatttttaaaatttcttaattatgatattaaaaatattaattataataaaaacaataaaatttataatacaaataataatatttttaatattagcagtattaattataatacaaataataatatttttaatattaataagaataataaacttatccaagtttaagtgggtctgactGCAACACCAGGTTCAAGAGCTTTGGGCCCCTCTAAAATGAGGGACCCAAAAGCCTTGGGTATAGCCACAATTCGAACCCATTAAAGTTGGGTGAGACGCAAGATCGAAGAGTATTGGGTCATGACGTGGAACCATTAGCCTAGGGTCCGACGCTTTACCCAATTGTCTTGGGCCACAGAAGGATGCAAAACCTAAGGGACTTATCTGACCCTGGCCACTCGCAAACAAATTGGGTCTAGCAAGTCCTTCCATAcccaagttaaaaataataaaaataatttattttacccttcaaataacatttatgttttttttttccatagtaataaaaattatttcaaatttaataatatttatgatattaataataatattaaacttatctgacctaagtttttatagtttttaatcccctcaaataaaacttgttgtttttgttcgataataataatatttttctttaaatttattaatttaataataataataatagtaataataatattttttcccttcaaatcaaatctatggttgttttttcaaaattaattatatattttcaaaattttgtaattatgatattaataatattaattctaataaaaacaataaaatttataatacaaataataatatttttaatattagcaatattaattataatacaaataataatatttttaatattaataataataaaattaaaaatatttttaaaacaaataataatatttttaatattaataataacaataaaattactcaAGTTTAAGTAGATCTAGCTGTAACACCAGACCGGAGAGCTTTGGACCCCTCTTAAATAACGGATCTAAAAGCCTTGGGTCTTGCTGCATTCCGAACCCATCAGAGTTGGGTGAAGATGCAAGACTCAAGAGCATTGGGTCCTGACGCGAACCCATTAACCTAGGGTCTGACTCTTGACCCAATTATCTTGGGCCAGAAAGGGCTACAAGACCTAGGGGACaagtctatatatattttattgttgtttgcaTTGATCAAATCACACTATCTTGCTGCTTAACCTCAAGCATTACTCAGTTGTAAGAAACTTGACTGACTAATTTCACAAATACATGGAGGATAGGTCGTTCTAGCAAAATATATTGTATGAACATTTCTTTGCAAGCTTAAAAACACACCCTGAATCTCCCTAATTTACTCGTAAAAAGATGATGGCTTCACCATTTTAAGTGAGAAACTtataaaatagagagaaaaacctTAACCCATCTTCATAATCTCTTTACAACTTCATATTCTAAGTTTGCAagtcataaaagaaaaggcaaaaaccAATGAAGTGTTGGTTTAGTAGTTAGGCACCGTTATATCTCTGCAAGGGTGAGAATACAAGTTCGATTCTTGAGAAGCATGCTTGTTGGGAGAGGCAGCCACAAGCCCCGAACGGGACTAGTCTCACCCTTTAAAAAGGGTGTGAGGATACCcgagaaacaccaaaaaaaaaaaaagacaaatcaaagAAAGTCCCATAAACCCATACAACAAACCTAAATTGAAAATCCTATTTAAATATACTTTGTTGCTACTGCTACTGCTACTGCCTCTGCTGATGCTGATGTTGTTTGTGCTCGAGCTCGTGCTCGTGCTCGTACCAGTGCCTGTGCTCGTGCTCGTGCTCGTGCTGCTGTTATTGTTGTTAGTGCTGGTGTCGGTGCTGGTGTTGGTGGCTGCTGCTTGTAGCGGTTGTGGTGTTGCTGCTAGTGACTGGTTctgtttcaataaattaactgGGTTTTTGCAGGTGAAATATGCAAGaatattttggatttatttgtctaaaaataataatttcatgtatttcaaatattgttgataaagatgttagattgaaaaattaaatatttctttctatcttttttttttaattattaatagagATATAGAGAGCGATTAAAAAGATGTTATgggctgggttttttttttattttaatttcctaACAGATGAAGCCTATTCCAAAAATCATAATGTTTAGGATAGAAAATCAGGGGTTTTTCGTTTAGTACAATTTGGCCTTTTTCTTTCCTGAAAAGGAACTGTCCATTCtattaacaaacaaaatgcGTAGTGATGTTTTAAAACCCATCTTCCCAACCAAACACAGAAATTTAAATGCCAAATCAAAGGAAAGCTCAGGAATAGAACACTTGGCTGTTGAAAACTCGAAATACCAACGAAATGCACGTAAATTTTGTTCTTACCTGGCTACTTGTAGAGAGTCCAACATCATAAACCATGGTGAGATCAGTCTTGAAAAGTCCAAATGATCGCTCAGAACCAGGTCCAGGTTTCAAGTCTTCGTCATAAAGAGCAAAGAGGTATGTATCCACTGATTTTCCTGGCATGAGTGGAGTGCCCACCATCGATCGAAGGTGTGCAATCAAATTCCCATTGTAAGCCTTGGCATTCTCAATGCTTGGCCCTACGTCGTTGTCATCTCCTTTAAATGGCCATCCAGTCTCAGCCACCACAATCTCAACATTCTTAAATCCCATAGAATTCAGTGCAGAATAAACTGCATCCACCTGCAATTGATTAAACCACTTGTTAGTAGCATTTCTATTCGATCATCTATTGATACAAAATTTACGCCTTGCAATTTGATTTACTCTCACCTGAGCATCGAACATGTTCATGTACTTGATCTTAATGTTTCCATCCGTTCGTCCTGCATTCGGCTGGAAAAGGCAAAAAGCAAGAGTCTCAGGCCTTGTATCGCTTCTGTAGGCATAGTAAGGGTAGGGATTGATTGCGAAAGGCGAACCATTCGCACTATTAAACTCCAACAAGCCCTTCATCAGATCCCCATAACTTGGATCAAAGCTTCCAGAAGAAGGTGGCTCAGACTGCTTAAGCACTCCCATCGAATGAACTGTGGAGACCTTAATTTTACCCCCGAGCGATGCATCATTTAGAGCATTCTGTACATTTTGCATTGCTGGTAAGAGCTTGTTCACGAGATTCTGGTCATTGGAAGTCATGACCTCGTTGCCGACAGTGATGAGGATGATATTGCTAGCTGGATAGAAGGGAAGCACGTTTGTGTTGATCCAGCTCTCGGCAAAATTGGGATCAGAGGCTAGTCCTGGAATGTCACCATTTGCAGTGCCGACAACAATTCCAATTCCGGTGTTGGCTAAGGCTTTGATTATAGCGGGGTCCGATCCATATAGTCGGACCTTTTGGATTGAAGTGGATTGAAGAAGCTTTGCGGtggatggtggtggtggaaggTTGTCCGCAACTTGGCCATAGTTTATACCGATGAATGATTGCGAGTCTGCACAAAAAGCAGCAAAATTTAAAGCAGATGatcaaacatcaatttttaaacGACAAAACAGAACAccaacattttttgttttcatagacTGAAATGAAGACAGCTCAGTTAAGGTAAATTCCTTAGAAATGGAAGaaggtaattaaaatagaaagagaCGCAAACTTACTTGCGATTTTTACAGTCTGTAAGGAGGAAAGGAGTAGGAAAGCAACAGTATAAGGAAGCACCACCATGGCTCAGGAGGAGCTGTTTCTATTCTGCATTTTTTGAAAGTGGAGTGGGCATTAAATATAGAAGATGCTACAAGTCGAGGGCAGAAGCGTAAAGATGACTTCGGATATATTCTTATTATAGAATAGTAGGGCCCTTAACATTATGTTTTAggagttaaattttttatttatttcatgtgatctcttaaatttatatattcttgGAAGCAAAGTTGATGAgataaagtttaaatttataggataaaaacatatttaaaagaaaaaataccaaacataaaaaaatagcatggcTTTTCTAGAATTCGTAAGAAAATGTACTTTTGCCTTTTATCGCCTATTTATTTAGTCAAATCGAACTGATTAATTAttctcttcattaatttttttttattgccttggTTAATCATATATATTCGAATGTAATAGATAACTatgttttcaaccatttttaaagtgaatttgcagttgttttttttttcttaggacCATTGACCTGCCTTTTGGTTATTATGTGGAAAACAAGAGGGAAAGGCAGAGAACTCAAATCGATTGGAAAGTTATGGTACGATGACAAACACTTCAAAGCTAGCTTGTTAACGTATAGTTCCTCCAGCCCTAACAACTAACACTAAGCATTGTCACAACCATTGCATCTGCTTATAGATTCTTTGAAGACAAGTTCTCCTTCTAAGTTTCAAAGCTTCTTTGTAGAAATAAAATGCacaattttccttttatctGAACCTACTAATACGTGGGCACACCGTAGATGACGTTGAAATCCTGTATGTAGATCGTTAGGGGCCAAGTTCATGTTGAAAAGAAGTATTGAAAACTGAAAAGCATTCTCCACCCTTCAATCCTGCAAGTGAAACGGAGAATTAGACGAGAAGGTTTCCTCTTTTTTGAGACTCACAAAGTGTTAATGGTGTGCAATCCATATATCAAATTGTTATGTAAACTTCTGAAAATTTGTTTGAGCTTTGATTTGTATACACTAAACAACAACAAGGGAAATAATCTATTTATTAGCACAAATTGCTATGCTGAgcttcgatttattttttttggtacttcattgttcaatatatttatttgattcatatgataataattttgtGTTGTAGCGTACTTAGTTAGCACACGTTTCTAAATCTAGAAGTCGCGGTTTATTTCAACGTCATCTATATATGTTGTGCCCACGTACTAGTAGGTTCAGATAAAGGAAAATTGTGCATGTTTATTTCTACAGAGAAGCTTTGAAACTTGGAAGGAGAACTTGTCTTCAAAGAATTTATAAGCAGATGCAACGGTTGTGACAATGCCTAGTGTTAGTTGTTAGGGCTGGAGGAACTATACGTTAACAAGCTAGCTTTGAAGTGTTTGTCGTCGCACCATAACTTTCCAAGGACTTGGATCGATTTGAGTTCTTAGCCTTTCCCTCTTGTTTTCCCCGTAGCTgcaaattattatatataaagctaaatcatgtgaggAAAGTGCTATTTATAAAGACTAATTGTACCGTGAATTGGAACACTGTTAGCAAAAGTCATGTTCATCAAGATTAATGGCACTGTGGATTGGAGCAGTATAATGACGGAGTTGTCCTTGTCATAGAGGTGCAAAGACTGTAGGGTAAGGGTGGGCCGGGTTGTCTTTTCATTGGGATAcatttaacattaaagaaaTGGTTAGAAAAAAACGGTCAATGTAAATTTTGATGGGGCATAATAGGACTACAGACCTGGTTGTAGACATCTGGTGCTAGGCAATCATGCCCTGCCACATATGGTGGACTAAGCAGTAAAAGTTTTTATGGTTTCATTAACCACCTGCAACAAGGCTGTATATATTTTACTGTTGTTTGCATTGATCAAATCACACTATCTTGCTCCATAACCTCAAGCATTACTCAGTTGTAAGAAACTTGACGCACTAGTTTCACAAATACATGGAGGATAGGTCgttctagcaaaaaaaaatactgtatGAACATTTCTTTGCAAGCTTACACACACACTGAATCTCCCTAATTTACTAGTAAAAAGATGATGGCTTCACCACTTTAACTGAGAAAGAGAATGGCATAAAACACCCATCACCTCCAAAAGGCTCTGTAGAGAGTCCGACATCATAAACCATGGTGAGATCAGTCTTGAAATGTCGAAATGATCGTTCAGAACCAGGTCCAGCTTTCAAGTCTTCGTCATAAAGAGCAAAGGTGTGCAATCAAATTCCCATTGTAAGCCTTGGCATTCTCAATGCTTGGCCCTACGTCGTTGTCATCTCCTTTAAATGGCCATCCAGTCTCAGCCACCTgcaaatacactttaaaaatggttgaaaacatAGTTATCTATTAGATTCGAATATATAGGATTAACCAAggcaatacaaaaaataattaatgaatagaataattaatcagttcggtttttttaaaagactaaattaatatgcgataaaactgaaaagaaatagaaataataattagaacTAGATGGATTTTGAAGAGACTCGGTTGCACAATCTCGTTGGTTTGatcatttttggttttgttttgagtAATATTCGCTTTACTTTTGCAAAtctagtatttgtttttcttccctttAGTTTCTGCAAATCTGgtatttcattttctcttcagtttctgcaacttggtatttcatcttctctttaGTTTCTGTAACTTGGTATTTGCATTctgtttctataattttttgttttggagtaATCATATAACttcgagaagatatttgtttagtttctgcgATATCTATTCAGTTtgtgcaatttggtattttgttcgtcgctgcttttgcattctggttctctgTAATTGTTGATTATGactactgaaagagatgattcactttagtctgtgagtgtgaggttggatgggaagaactattcgtattggagtTATGTAATGCGAAATTTCTTTAAGGGTAAAAAGATGTGGGAATATGTGAGTGGAACTTATGTGAGTTGAGAATAAATGGGAGGCTTAACCTAATGgttagccaaccctttctatatatataggtagggcaatatacaatagtaatggtggaggttaccacacaagagtatgtctacaatatttcctatataagtacattctataatatgccccctcaagctgagggtggagGATCAACCCGAAGCTTGAAACGAAAAGCAGTAAATGAAGAAGTAGGAAGTGGCTTACGGAAGACATCGACAAGTTGATCCTGGGAGGAAATAAAACGAATCTGAATCTCCTTCTTTGCAACTCTATCtcggacaaaatgataatcgACCTCAACATGTTTTGTGCGAGCATGAAAAACAGGATTCACAGACAAGTAAGTGGCACCAAGGTTGTCACACCAGATAATAGGAGCAGAAGTAGACGGAATCTGGAGATCTGTTAATAAATACTGAAGCCAGATAACCTCAGCAGTGCCATCAGCTAAGGCTTTGTACTCAGCCTTAGTAGAAGAGCGAGCAACTGTGCGTTGCTTACCGGATTTCCATGAAATCGGCGTCTGACCAAAAAACACAAGGTAACCACCCGTAGATTTTCTGTCCTCAACACTgcctgcccaatctgcatctgtaaaaccatgtaaGGCAAAAGAAGAACTGCGAGTAATATGTAAGCCATGTGATGTCGTACCCTGAAGATAACGCAAGATGCGTTTCACGGCAGcccaatgagaatctgtaggagcatgcataaactgacagactctGTTAATAGCAAAGCAAATATCTGGGCGCGTAAAAGTGAGATACTGAAGAGCACCCACAATTTGACGAAAGCGGGTAGCATCAGAAAACAATGGATCGGGCAGAATGGTAGCTTTGGATGTAGAGATAGGGGTATCAACAGGTTTGCAAGATAACATACCAGCCCGAGTGAGGATGTCAAGTATATATTTATGCTGGTGGAGCATAAGACCCATACTAGTAGACTGAACCTCAATACCCAAAAAGTAATGAACAGAACCCAAGTCGCGAAGCTTAAATTCTGAGCTCAATAGCTGAATGAGGTGTTGGAGCAGAAGAGAGTTACTAGTcgtaagcagaatatcatcaatgtcataacccaatttttgaccattttattttaattattattattattattttatttactgaaaaagataaaaaaaatgatgataaaaaaataatgatgattaaaaaacaagtaaaatgaagaatgaattaaaatttggtttgagggcaacatgattgataagttttgagatttaattgagtttgaaattaatttaattaatccaattaagggtttaattggagaattgataagttttgagacttaattaagcttgaaaattaatttaattaatccaatcaagggtttaattggagaattattAAGTttggagacttaattaagcttgaaaattaatttaattaatccaattagggacttaatcgaagaaatatcaaagtttggggtttaattggggtctaaattgcaaaaattaaaatccaaggaccaACTTGAAAATGGCGCAGAAATGTAAGgatccaattatattttaaccaggggtttgattgcaaaattaaaagaattacaaTGACCAAATTTGCAGCCAGCAAAACGGGGTCGTTTTGCAACGACTGTTCACCGTCTCTTTACTCTGCAACGGCTCTGCCATTAAAGGCAGAGACGTTTCGTCCGTTGGCAGCTAACACGGACGTTTTCTTCATTGAAGGCGTCGGTTACGGAGCATTTAGGGTGGGGGGCAACTGTTACCACCACCGAGGCTGCTGCTGGCTCTATAAAGGCTGAACAAAGGCGACCAGAAAAGAGGAGGCAAaacagagagacagagagactGGGAACGAAAGAAAAACTGGGAGAGACAGAGGACAGAAACCCATAAAACAGAGACCAATACAAGCAGTAAACCCAGAAAACCAACACTAATATCATCGTCTTCAATCGCCCCCCtgcaaaccaaaaaaagaagaacccaAGCAGCAAGCCGTGACCTTCATCATcacagaaacaaaaggaaaacagaaagGGGAAGGTCATACACAGACGAGAGCAAAATCACTGTGCCGCAAGCCTCCTCGCAATCTCCAGAAGCAGGTAGGCCGTTCTCATCCTCTTTTCATTCTTGTTTGAAATTGTgcaattgtaaaaataattaggtGTATAACTTACTGCCTTGAAATGCACAAACAATAACAACTGTTAAGGCACCACCTCTGATTGCACGCGTGAATTTGTTTCACGCGTGCACCTTAATTAGCTCAGTCGGgccactggcttgggccagtgaccggtctgggctggctgggtctagcccagcccatgtgggctgagctgggcccagccccaaaaataataaaaaaataaaaaaaataaaaaataggagaaatagaaaaaatagaaaaatatatgtatgcatgaataaaaataatataaatttaccgGTTTATTCACCAACGCCAGAGTCGGGAGTAAAATACtggtttaagtttatattatttttattcgttatattttattttatttagcaagaaaaaatatatgtgcatgtatgaaaaataaatttatttatttatttatttattcactgacgccagagtcaggaataaaaacattgatttaatttatttttttaactacataagaaaaatagaaaaatatgtgaatgcgtaataaaatgaatttagtttatttgtttattcaataaaaaaatattaatctaaatttattttatagctacgtaataattaccaacgctagagttggaattatccgtagtcgaatattcactgacgccagagtcaggaatatcgtGAATAAATCATCAGAATGTAAACcaataaatgtttagcaatttaagacaaaaccaacaatgcagtctgcctcaggcagaacgtttaaggggtgataatatcttcccttttacgtaaccagtcccgtaccatagaatctctgttgaccagttagggttcctagtgaccataatactaggtggcgactcctcaaacaagaccttttcccctaaaagaacaagatgccagaaatctgttctttttccacaattctagagaattattttttgtgggccaccgcgatgtcgggtgcgacaggatggcgactccactggggacctaggactaagctttgttttctttgttttcttattgctaaatatgttctttttgtgttgttggtgtttatcaaatttttttgttttttttgtttttttttgttttttgtttttttttttattattattcattatgtattcttgtgtattttattttattatttttattatttttgttctttttactgttttagcatgcataattattcatatttatCACGCATACATGTTAATATGAACATCattcaagtttgttttttttatatacatgtgGTACCAACTTTAAGATAAGTGGAGGAGTAACGGCaccccaatggctttagcctAGGTAAGGCTCGCGAAACTATCCAACTTTCGCatgattttccttttatctGAACCTACTAATACGTGGGCACACCGTAGATGACGTTGAAATCCTGTATGTAGATCGTTAGGGGCCAAGTTCATGTTGAAAAGAAGTATTGAAAACTGAAAAGCATTCTCCACCCTTCAATCCTGCAAGTGAAACGGAGAATTAGACGAGAAGGTTTCCTCTTTTTTGAGACTCACAAAGTGTTAATGGTGTGCAATCCATATATCAAATTGTTATGTAAACTTCTGAAAATTTGTTTGAGCTTTGATTTGTATACACTAAACAACAACAAGGGAAATAATCTATTTATTAGCACAAATTGCTATGCTGAgcttcgatttattttttttggtacttcattgttcaatatatttatttgattcatatgataataattttgtGTTGTAGCGTACTTAGTTAGCACACGTTTCTAAATCTAGAAGTCGTGATTTATTTCAACGTCATCTATATATGTTGTGCCCACGTACTAGTAGGTTCAGATAAAGGAAAATTGTGCATGTTTATTTCTACATAGAAGCTTTGAAACTTGGAAGGAGAACTTGTCTTCAAAGAATCTATAAGCAGATGCAACGGTTGCGACAATGCCTAGTGTTAGTTGTTAGGGCTGGAGGAACTATACGTTAACAAGCTAGCTTTGAAGTGTTTGTCGTCGCACCATAACTTTCCAAGGACTTGGATCGATTTGAGTTCTCTGCCTTTCCCTCTTGTTTTCACATAACCAAAATGCAGGTCAATGgtcttagaaaaaaaacaaatgcaaattattattcatatatctaaatcatgtgggaaaaGTCTTGTTCATAAAAATTCATTGTAATGTCTATTGAAACAGTGTAATAACAAAGTGGCCCTTACTATAGAGAGGTGCAAAGACTATAGGGGAGGGTGGGGTTGTCTTTTCATTGGAAtgcatttaatattaaaaaaatggtttggaAAGAAACGATTAGTATAAATTTTAGTGAGGCATAGTAAGGTTACAAACCACAGACTGCAGATACCTGGTGCTAAGCTATCATGCCTTGCCACATATGATGGACTAAGTAGTAAAAGTTTTGGGTTTGGCGAAGGACTTCCTTTTATTAATGAAGACAGGTGTTTCTGTGAtttgtaatgtttttgttaatgttttgtttcttgatgTTTAAATTTAGCCAACAGATGGTGGATTAAGCAATAAAAGTTTTGGGTTTGGCGAAGGACTTCCTTTTATTAATGAAGACACGGGTGTTTTatggtttcattttcttttttatctttttattaaccACCTGCAACaaggctatatatattttattgctgTTTGCATTCATCAAATCACACTATTTTGCTGCTTAACCTCAAGCATTACTCAGTTGTAAGAAACTTGCGACTAATTTCACTAATACATGGAGGATAGGTc harbors:
- the LOC112323976 gene encoding glucan endo-1,3-beta-glucosidase 7 encodes the protein MVVLPYTVAFLLLSSLQTVKIANSQSFIGINYGQVADNLPPPPSTAKLLQSTSIQKVRLYGSDPAIIKALANTGIGIVVGTANGDIPGLASDPNFAESWINTNVLPFYPASNIILITVGNEVMTSNDQNLVNKLLPAMQNVQNALNDASLGGKIKVSTVHSMGVLKQSEPPSSGSFDPSYGDLMKGLLEFNSANGSPFAINPYPYYAYRSDTRPETLAFCLFQPNAGRTDGNIKIKYMNMFDAQVDAVYSALNSMGFKNVEIVVAETGWPFKGDDNDVGPSIENAKAYNGNLIAHLRSMVGTPLMPGKSVDTYLFALYDEDLKPGPGSERSFGLFKTDLTMVYDVGLSTSSQNQSLAATPQPLQAAATNTSTDTSTNNNNSSTSTSTSTGTGTSTSTSSSTNNISISRGSSSSSSNKVYLNRIFNLGLLYGFMGLSLICLFFFLVFLGYPHTLFKG